The proteins below are encoded in one region of Methanosarcina barkeri 3:
- a CDS encoding chloride channel protein, producing the protein MEVKTSSKFKNHSLFDYSGIRKYITRRFDIESAKINSIAILIGLLTGLVIGIYDRSLLYFSTLFGMQRGFSVHELPSYYIMFMPALGGLIVGMISHFLIKRRYGVDGLIETVAVRGARLNLTDSLLEVFASIISISSGASLGKEAPGIVGGAWTGALVGRILKNPEKRLQILLGCGAAGGIAAVFSAPLAGVVFVVEVIYGELETSTFIPIVISSVFATLVSNSIIGIELLHIPAYSLVSPYRELGLYLIFGLLAGIVSTVLIRILYYTKDLFSEIPVHPIFKPAIGGLAVGVIGLFYPRVLGMGYGVITDALNNQFTFKLLLILLFLKILAFSLSLGSGGFGGTIIPSLFVGTMLGGAFGTVVDTLYPGMTAGPGAYALVGMGAVFAGTTRAPLTAILILFELTRDYNLILPLMFACVLSNVMSSAMYPESIFTEGLRRKGIKIRKGREVDIMTSIPVKAAMVTHVQTITEDKNVETLEALMKVSRHVGFPVIDSKGKLSGIVTLSDLRNKVKPGEAGKKIGEIATREVEVAYPDETLDTALRRLASKQIGRLLVVDRTDKTKLLGIITRSDIVNAYNKKVVEKFRNIT; encoded by the coding sequence TTGGAAGTTAAGACAAGTTCCAAATTTAAAAATCATAGTTTGTTTGATTACTCCGGTATAAGGAAATATATTACTCGAAGATTCGATATAGAGTCTGCAAAGATTAACTCGATTGCTATTCTGATTGGTCTTCTAACAGGGCTGGTAATAGGCATATATGACCGTTCCCTTCTGTACTTCAGCACTCTTTTCGGAATGCAACGCGGATTTTCAGTACACGAGCTCCCATCTTATTATATAATGTTCATGCCTGCTCTGGGAGGGCTGATAGTTGGGATGATCTCGCATTTCCTGATAAAAAGGCGCTATGGGGTTGACGGGCTTATTGAAACAGTAGCAGTTCGTGGAGCAAGGCTTAATCTTACCGACTCTCTTCTTGAAGTTTTTGCGTCGATAATTTCAATCAGCTCAGGAGCTTCACTGGGAAAAGAGGCACCTGGCATTGTAGGCGGTGCCTGGACAGGAGCTTTAGTGGGACGAATCCTGAAAAATCCCGAAAAAAGACTCCAGATTCTTCTAGGCTGTGGGGCTGCTGGAGGTATCGCAGCAGTCTTCAGTGCCCCGCTTGCAGGTGTGGTTTTTGTCGTTGAAGTGATTTACGGAGAACTTGAAACAAGTACCTTTATTCCTATAGTTATTTCTTCAGTTTTTGCAACACTTGTATCAAACTCGATTATTGGAATTGAACTTCTCCACATCCCTGCCTACTCACTTGTCAGTCCATATCGAGAGTTAGGGCTCTACCTTATTTTTGGGCTCCTTGCGGGCATAGTTTCAACAGTGCTGATCCGAATCCTTTACTACACAAAAGATCTGTTTTCGGAAATACCTGTTCATCCCATCTTTAAACCTGCCATTGGAGGACTGGCAGTAGGTGTGATCGGGCTTTTCTATCCTCGGGTTCTTGGGATGGGCTATGGTGTGATTACGGATGCCCTGAATAACCAGTTTACCTTCAAACTTTTACTAATCCTGCTTTTCCTTAAAATTCTCGCTTTTTCTCTGAGCCTTGGATCAGGAGGCTTTGGTGGAACAATTATTCCGTCTCTGTTTGTGGGAACAATGCTTGGAGGAGCTTTTGGGACAGTTGTAGATACCTTATACCCTGGAATGACGGCAGGGCCCGGAGCTTATGCACTTGTGGGTATGGGTGCAGTCTTTGCCGGAACTACCAGAGCACCTCTTACTGCTATTCTGATTCTTTTTGAGCTTACCAGGGATTACAACTTAATCCTCCCTCTCATGTTTGCCTGCGTTCTCAGTAATGTAATGTCAAGTGCTATGTACCCTGAATCAATCTTTACTGAAGGACTTCGCAGGAAAGGAATCAAAATCCGTAAAGGCAGGGAAGTAGACATTATGACCTCCATTCCCGTAAAAGCTGCAATGGTCACACATGTCCAGACTATCACCGAAGACAAAAACGTCGAAACTCTTGAAGCTCTTATGAAAGTGAGCCGACATGTTGGTTTTCCGGTCATTGACTCAAAAGGCAAACTTTCTGGAATTGTAACACTATCAGACCTCCGTAATAAGGTAAAGCCCGGAGAAGCCGGTAAAAAAATAGGAGAGATCGCTACCAGAGAAGTTGAAGTCGCCTACCCTGATGAAACTCTTGATACCGCCCTCAGACGCCTTGCCTCAAAGCAAATAGGCAGGCTTCTTGTCGTTGATAGAACGGATAAAACAAAACTTCTTGGAATCATTACCCGGAGTGATATCGTAAACGCATACAACAAGAAAGTCGTTGAAAAATTCCGGAACATCACCTGA
- a CDS encoding YHS domain-containing protein — translation MNDMGSALSTETDVVCKMQVDKRNAKFTSEYKGKEYYFCSLSCKKKFDEDPEKYLSFYGSRK, via the coding sequence ATGAACGATATGGGTTCGGCCTTGTCCACTGAAACAGATGTAGTTTGCAAAATGCAAGTAGACAAGAGAAATGCAAAATTCACGAGCGAGTATAAGGGAAAAGAATACTATTTCTGCTCTCTTTCCTGTAAAAAGAAGTTCGACGAAGACCCGGAAAAGTACCTGAGTTTCTACGGTTCGAGGAAGTGA
- a CDS encoding 2-hydroxyacid dehydrogenase — protein sequence MKIVVSDPVFLPEQYRKKLEILGDLKVFESTPSSVEEFISRVRDADIVIVGRYGFSGKAFNASRNLTMLSVWQTGYDHIDLKAATEKGVVVSNVPDYAFDSVAEMVFALALNLLRKVHIADTRLREGNFDWRNYVGNQLMGKTIGVIGTGSIGVRVIQIAHGFNMNVISVTGHPSAEKERKLGIKFVDLDTLLSESDIVTLHVPLTPSTEKMIGAKELAKMKKSAILINTARGKVVDEAALIEALKEKEILGAGLDVFEKEPLPVSDPLTKLENVVLTPHIAFLTEESLEECTFVCIQNIERFVEGKPQNVVNPEVLTSLRLPKP from the coding sequence ATGAAAATAGTTGTTTCAGATCCTGTATTCCTGCCAGAACAATATAGAAAAAAACTTGAGATTCTCGGGGACCTTAAGGTCTTTGAAAGCACGCCTTCTTCAGTTGAAGAATTTATCTCAAGAGTAAGGGATGCAGATATAGTCATTGTAGGTAGATATGGCTTTTCGGGAAAAGCGTTCAATGCCTCCCGAAACTTAACCATGCTTTCCGTATGGCAAACCGGCTATGATCATATAGATCTCAAAGCTGCAACTGAAAAAGGTGTGGTTGTATCCAATGTTCCTGACTATGCATTTGATTCGGTTGCTGAAATGGTTTTTGCCCTGGCTCTAAATCTTCTAAGAAAAGTACATATCGCAGACACCAGGCTTCGAGAAGGGAATTTTGACTGGCGAAACTATGTTGGGAATCAGCTTATGGGAAAAACAATAGGGGTAATAGGTACCGGCAGTATAGGAGTAAGAGTTATCCAGATAGCTCATGGTTTTAACATGAATGTCATTTCGGTTACAGGCCATCCGAGTGCAGAAAAAGAAAGAAAACTTGGAATAAAGTTTGTCGATCTGGATACCTTACTTTCGGAATCTGATATTGTTACGCTTCATGTGCCTTTAACTCCTTCCACGGAAAAAATGATAGGAGCAAAAGAACTTGCAAAAATGAAAAAGAGCGCAATCCTGATAAATACTGCCAGAGGGAAGGTGGTTGATGAAGCTGCTCTCATAGAAGCCCTCAAAGAGAAAGAAATCCTTGGAGCCGGTCTTGATGTTTTTGAAAAAGAGCCATTGCCTGTAAGCGATCCTCTGACAAAGTTGGAAAATGTCGTACTTACGCCTCACATAGCTTTCCTTACTGAGGAATCCCTTGAAGAATGCACATTTGTCTGCATCCAGAATATAGAAAGATTCGTTGAAGGAAAGCCTCAGAATGTTGTAAATCCCGAAGTACTTACAAGCCTCAGGTTGCCTAAACCTTGA
- a CDS encoding AI-2E family transporter, producing the protein MPFYIVAFIVAIIFSYYLLLTGNKLIDQIFNFIPDKNEEEVKFFLKELDVIYSGLFRQHFVASAIIGVIALFGLYLLDVPYPGVLASLMFLLSMYPLIGLPGVYLPLTAYYVLLEDYSKALQILIFSVSLNTVQDYYLRPKLVEKKGAVHPILTILALGAPLLVIGVTGLVIGPAVYGFLLALYRTKLKLKKEEKMTLKKK; encoded by the coding sequence TTGCCATTTTATATAGTAGCTTTTATAGTAGCGATCATCTTTTCGTACTATCTTTTACTTACCGGAAACAAGTTAATCGATCAGATTTTTAACTTTATACCTGATAAAAATGAAGAAGAAGTTAAATTTTTCTTAAAAGAGCTGGATGTGATCTATTCCGGCCTGTTCAGACAACATTTTGTTGCAAGCGCTATAATAGGAGTTATCGCCCTCTTTGGCCTGTACCTGCTCGATGTGCCTTATCCAGGTGTTCTGGCTTCACTTATGTTTCTTCTGTCAATGTATCCCTTAATCGGACTACCTGGAGTGTACCTGCCCCTTACAGCATACTATGTTTTACTTGAGGACTATAGTAAAGCTTTACAGATATTAATTTTCAGTGTTTCTCTAAATACAGTACAGGACTATTACTTAAGACCTAAACTGGTTGAAAAAAAAGGTGCGGTACATCCAATACTGACAATTCTGGCACTTGGAGCCCCTCTTCTTGTAATTGGAGTTACCGGACTGGTAATTGGGCCAGCAGTATACGGCTTTTTACTTGCACTATACAGGACAAAACTAAAACTTAAGAAGGAAGAGAAAATGACTTTGAAGAAAAAGTAA